The Faecalibacter sp. LW9 genome has a segment encoding these proteins:
- a CDS encoding lysophospholipid acyltransferase family protein yields the protein MAQKPKKKNFYRDAFGHLYFLKRSLIFLLGSFTYNRYNGFNKLKVSGTEKLVNLPSQNVLFVSNHQTYFADVFAMYHVFCSVKNGFIDTIKNPVYLLNPKIDFYYVAAEETMKDNVLTKLFAYTGAVTVKRTWRAKGQDINRKVDLTEVNNIDKALENGWVVTFPQGTTKAFAPGRRGTAHLIRKNNPIVIPVVIDGFRRAFDKKGLKIKKRGINATMTFKDPLQFDFENESSDDIMKKIMDAIEQSPEFNKVRPIEEILEEIKDKSLDDYLNEDYDEDEEVATLNEAEKEKHNE from the coding sequence TTGGCACAGAAACCAAAGAAAAAGAACTTTTATAGAGATGCATTTGGACATTTATATTTTTTAAAACGTTCATTAATCTTTTTATTAGGTTCATTTACATACAACCGATACAATGGCTTTAATAAATTAAAAGTCTCTGGAACTGAAAAATTAGTGAATTTACCTTCACAAAATGTCTTATTTGTATCTAATCATCAGACATACTTTGCGGATGTTTTCGCCATGTATCATGTCTTTTGTAGTGTAAAAAATGGATTTATCGATACCATCAAAAATCCAGTTTACTTGTTAAATCCGAAGATTGACTTTTATTATGTGGCTGCGGAGGAAACGATGAAAGATAATGTTTTAACCAAATTGTTTGCTTATACAGGAGCAGTTACTGTAAAACGTACATGGCGCGCAAAAGGTCAGGATATTAATCGTAAAGTGGATTTAACGGAAGTTAATAACATTGATAAAGCATTGGAAAATGGATGGGTAGTGACATTTCCGCAAGGAACAACAAAAGCTTTTGCTCCTGGTCGTCGCGGTACTGCCCATTTAATTCGTAAAAACAATCCTATTGTCATTCCTGTTGTGATTGATGGTTTCCGTCGCGCCTTTGATAAAAAAGGTTTAAAAATTAAGAAACGCGGTATTAATGCTACAATGACCTTTAAAGATCCATTGCAATTTGATTTTGAAAATGAATCGTCTGACGATATCATGAAAAAAATTATGGATGCGATAGAACAATCTCCAGAATTCAATAAAGTTCGTCCAATTGAAGAAATCTTAGAAGAAATCAAAGACAAGTCTTTAGATGATTACTTAAACGAAGATTATGATGAAGATGAAGAAGTCGCAACATTAAACGAAGCAGAAAAAGAAAAACACAACGAATAA
- a CDS encoding CoA pyrophosphatase, giving the protein MNLEELKYILSESVEPLPAWDSHEKLSPPYREKYDLELIKRTNPRVASVLIMLYENDYGEIEFPITMRVSYDGAHSHQFSLPGGQFEEQDISLDQTAIRETVEELGVFDEEIEIIKQLSEIFIPPSNFIVYPFIGVHHGTPQFVPDESEVEYVIPLDLEAFLNAEPETFVKEFSGHQVEIPGYNIGDNEFIWGATAMILEEFKDVIKYHLNL; this is encoded by the coding sequence TTGAATTTAGAAGAACTTAAATATATTTTATCCGAATCTGTAGAACCTTTACCAGCTTGGGATTCTCATGAGAAATTATCTCCACCCTATCGAGAAAAATATGACTTAGAATTAATTAAACGTACCAATCCACGTGTAGCGTCTGTATTAATTATGTTATATGAAAATGACTATGGTGAAATCGAATTTCCAATTACCATGCGCGTTTCTTACGATGGTGCACATTCGCATCAATTTTCATTGCCAGGTGGACAATTTGAAGAACAAGATATTTCATTGGATCAAACGGCAATTCGAGAAACCGTAGAGGAATTGGGTGTTTTCGATGAGGAAATTGAAATTATTAAACAACTTTCAGAAATCTTTATTCCTCCAAGCAATTTCATTGTTTATCCTTTTATTGGCGTTCATCACGGAACTCCTCAATTTGTACCTGATGAGTCAGAAGTAGAATATGTAATTCCTCTTGATTTAGAAGCATTTTTAAACGCTGAACCTGAAACATTTGTCAAAGAATTTTCAGGTCATCAAGTTGAAATTCCAGGTTATAACATCGGGGATAATGAATTCATATGGGGAGCTACGGCAATGATCTTAGAAGAGTTTAAAGATGTGATTAAATATCACTTAAATTTATAA